The proteins below come from a single Fusarium verticillioides 7600 chromosome 3, whole genome shotgun sequence genomic window:
- a CDS encoding hypothetical protein (At least one base has a quality score < 10) translates to MSPQDTPTALVVTTTVLSTVAFLAIARALLYPVRPKTIRNPLKAGVYDKANADKLKNLVYQPDQFPGARDIETPYGSIRVYEFGPENGEKVFFVHGISTPCITLGPIALGLVKRGYRVMLFDLFGRGFSDGVADIPHDARLYVSQMLLVLASSPLAWTGTGAFRLVGYSLGGGIAVHFANAFPNLVRDLVLLAPAGLIRAASFGRVSRFLFVSGLVPERILAVATRSRLQKPIAASAKPPPKTPIEAVTTPPLNVAEAEVVPASGEAVTPLEQRVMEYVRWMVTHHSGFVPAFMSSIRFAPLTDQHEAWAKLSKRAPGTTAVLLARSDEIIDPESYRRDALSLVGGEHHVRWRILPGSHDFVMTHAGDILSEIDDMFNTNKV, encoded by the exons ATGTCTCCTCAAGATACGCCAACGGCCCTCGTGGTCACAACGACTGTTCTCTCAACTGTTGCATTTCTCGCTATCGCCCGCGCACTTCTCTACCCCGTGCGCCCGAAAACCATCCGCAATCCGCTCAAGGCGGGCGTGTACGATAAGGCCAATGCTGATAAGTTGAAGAATCTTGTTTATCAGCCTGATCAGTTTCCTGGTGCTCGAGATATAGAAACCCCA TACGGAAGCATTCGTGTTTACGAGTTTGGCCCTGAGAATGGTGAAAAGGTCTTCTTTGTGCACGGCATCAGCACACCCTGCATCACTCTCGGGCCTATAGCTCTTGGGCTCGTCAAGCGGGGATATCGTGTGATGCTCTTT GATCTCTTTGGGCGTGGTTTCTCCGACGGTGTCGCTGATATACCACACGATGCCCGTCTCTACGTCTCCCAAATGCtgcttgtcttggcttctaGCCCTCTTGCATGGACCGGTACAGGCGCCTTTCGCCTTGTTGGCTATTCTCTCGGCGGTGGCATCGCAGTTCATTTTGCCAATGCGTTTCCTAACCTCGTGCGCGATCTCGTGCTCCTCGCGCCTGCGGGTTTAATCCGCGCCGCCTCCTTTGGCCGCGTCTCTCGattcctcttcgtctctgGCCTCGTCCCGGAGCGCATTCTGGCCGTCGCTACACGCAGTCGTCTTCAAAAGCCTATCGCCGCTTCAGCCAAGCCACCCCCCAAGACGCCCATCGAGGCTGTCACTACGCCACCACTCAATGTTGCCGAGGCAGAGGTGGTTCCAGCGTCCGGTGAGGCCGTTACGCCGTTGGAGCAACGTGTCATGGAGTATGTGCGCTGGATGGTCACCCATCACAGTGGCTTCGTCCCCGCGTTCATGTCGAGCATTCGCTTTGCACCCCTGACCGATCAGCATGAAGCCTGGGCCAAGTTGTCCAAGCGTGCTCCTGGCACTACAGCTGTTTTACTAGCTAGATCTGACGAGATCATTGATCCCGAGTCCTATCGCCGGGATGCACTATCCCTCGTTGGCGGTGAGCACCATGTCCGCTGGCGAATTCTTCCAGGGAGCCATGATTTTGTTATGACGCATGCGGGAGACATCCTTAGCGAGATTGACGACATGTTCAATACTAACAAGGTGTGA